The stretch of DNA TAATACTATGTTTATGATGTTTCAACTACTTCAACTTGTTTGTTGTAGCAGTATGTCATGTGCTGTTGCACTATCATGCATATTTGTGTTGCAGCGTCAAGTATGGAGGCAGGCTGTAGGGACGAGTTAGCAGTAGGTAGATCTACTAGGGCTGACAAGGCGAGAGGTGGGGCGGATCCCATGCTCGTGGGGTGGGGCACGGACTCCTTGCGCGGGGAACGGACGAAGGGCGGTCTCCATGCGGGCGAGTGGCGTAGGGGCGAGTTGGTTGGGAGGAAGCGGACAAGAAACGATCTTTTGTGCGGGGCGAGTGGGGCAGGGGAGAGTTGGTTAGGGGCGAGtggagttttcttttcttttttttcttcttctctataGTGGCGCAGGTGGTGGGCTCGGCGTCCGGACGCGTTGCTGGCGCcggacgtccgggcgctagcaGTTCCGATTATCTTTCTTAATGGCACATAGGAAAAAGTCTCAGTTCTATTGACCTTTTGTTCAATGTTAGATCACGGCTGGTGAACATCACTAAGCATGTCCTCAAGCCCAAGCATGAAGTGTTGACTGTGGAGGAGAAGGTCAAACTCCAGAAGGACTACAATGTGGTGGACTCACATGTATGTTCCTCTTATAATTTGTTGAAGTTACTTCCAAATTTCCTACTGATTTGTTATACTGCCACTTGGAGTCATGGTGCTATGCAATAATGCAGCCTGGTGCTGGCTGTCGGCTGTTGCTTTTCATGACGCATGCTGAGTTGTTGTGTATAACACCATAATTTCAGCACTTGATTTTGTATGCAACATGATCATGGCCACAAGGGAGACTGCAATATCTTATTGTGCTTTCTGCATGTGATCGTGATGATTGAAGCTGTCGATAAATTATGTAGTTTACCATGCTGAGTGCCCTTGACAAATGGAAATATTGATAATGATTTGGTGAATTGCATCATTTATATTGCTCTCacaatcgttgtgtttatgcaTTTCTCAGTAGTGTACCTCGATGGGATTCAAACTGATGATCCTCCTGTATTTCATAAGGGGACTATTGCTATCATATAGAAAGAAAACTCGAATGAAAAATTTATGTCACTTTCTATTTATGTGGGTTACTATTACATAACGCAGGCTCCTTACATAATGATATGCAAATCAGAATTTAAAACGTATGTCAAACAATATGTTTTATTAGTTGTCATGGGGATACTGCAATTCATTTGTTTTGGCTAGTGGATTTCTAGCATCCCTGCATTGCAAATTCCTGCTTATTAATAGCTTGGTTTGTTTCCCTTGGAAATTTATTTTGGTAAAGCTAGCGCAAATTGTTGCAAAGTAGTTTCATGCAAGTTTACTGAAATTGGTGCCTGTATCTTTCAGTTGCCTCTCATGCTGGAGAGTGATGCGGTTGCTCACTACCAAGGCTTCCGCCAAGGAACCGTTGTTAAAGTTACATATGACAATGAGCTTACTGGGAACCATGTGACATACCGGTGTATTTTCTGAGGGGCCCACCTCGTTTCCGTGATGAAGTTTCTAATAAGCAGTTAGTAACAATCACCTCCCAGCAGATGATGATGCACTTGTAAGCCGGTGTAAGCACAATACTATGTAGGGATGAAGTTTGCTGTTAGCTGTTGCTGTTGGTAAAAATCATATCCCAGCCAAGTTACTGACTGCTGTAGTGAGTACTTGTATCCAGACTAATAAAGCATAGAAACAGTAAAAAAAACTAATCTCATCGTTAGTTATCTGACAATCACTCAGAGATTTCTTGGCTTCGGCACACGCTGTCCCCAATGGTCTGTTACTGTGACTCCGTTAAGTTGTTATCTCAGCTGGTTTTCTGATATGAAACAGGGAAATTTGTTGCAGAATCACTTGATTTGACTCAAGCAGTATCCTTTTACAGATTCCATTATATTTTGCAAATCTAGTGCTAATATCTATGTTATAAATCAGTAGGCCAAAAGCCCAAAACTGAGTATAAGGCAAATGACCAAGGAAAACAGAAAAAAGGTTAGCGGTACTAGTCAGTTTGCAGCTAACTATGCCTTGATCTGTTTGCCTGGGGCAAGATTTCTTCGTTGTCTGCTCCCTTTCTCTTGCGGTTGCTGCTGctaccgctgctgctgctgctgctcgtggGATTACTGCATTCCTCGCTGTTGCTGTCACTTTGCTGGAGCTGTTCCTGGTGATTGTGCTCTCTGCATCTGCTTTTCAGTATGTGGGGCTTGAGCTTGTTCATGTCTGATAGCCGTACTGGTTTTAGGAAAAACTCATCAGCTCCTTCCTCCAGGCACCTGATTCAGAATTTCAAAAAACCAGAACTGTCAGGGCTTTTTCCCCTTTGATCATATATAAAGcatgatatgcttttagaaaaCAACAACTCTTGCAACTTGTGTGTTTATTTTTTCTTCAAATAACTACATTTTGTTTTTATGGATATGCCGTATCTTTTGATTCTTTTTTGTCGAAAGGGCAGCAATATCTTTTGATTCTTTCTTTGACTTTAGTGCCCTCCCATTGGTGTCACCCTCAACGAGTGGTCAGTGGTGCTAGTCAcctgtctgcatcaatagaccTGTTTCATGGATACGGCAGATATGAAAGATCTACAGGATCGAACTGCGtatcatttcatatctttcttttTGGTGTTTATTTTACACCGACCAGGCCGGACGATGTGAGCTGTCATGTCTGTGGTGGTTCCTCTTTCTGTTATACAACACATGTGACAGCAGATCATTGAGGATTCGGAGAGATTTCCATATCCAATTGTCCTAAACTTATTCATTTATTTTGTCTCCATACATGGAAGGGGAAAAAAAGGAACTTCTTAGTAACTGTCTAAAGGTTTCCTGGGCATGATGTGATTTTCTGAGCAAGAAGAGGCCGTCAGCCAACTCAGCCATGCAACAAAAACCCTTAAAAATGATAAAGTTGTTTTCTTTCTTTAACTCTACTCAACTCTTcactaatgttttttttttgcattttgTTAACTTTGATTTTTCTTGAACACTATTGTTTAGATCCACAAGACCCAGAGAGTGGTAGGTCACTGCTCACCTATTGATCCTTGAAGGAATGTTCTCAGAGGACATGATCACCACTGGGATATCTCTGAGAGACGACGACTCCTGGtagaacaaaccaaaccaaaccaaaccaaacatgaatgtttaggccttgttatcTTCAGTGGATCATGCTAGTAATTAAACACTAGAtagatagaatatatatatataccctaATACCCGGAGTAGTCCAGTAGTTACCTTGATCTTCTTGAGCAGGTCATATCCTGTCATGCCGGGCATGCAGTAGTCTGTGATGATCAGGTTCACTGCCACATCCTGATTGTCATCCACATAGATACAGAACATGAGCAAAACCAAATAACATCAGGAACCTTGTCTTgagactagctagctagctaggaaaACACATAGGAAAAGGAAGCCATCTTTTTGTTCTTACCAGCTGGTCTGTGTGGACAGGAACAGGGCTGTGGTCGTCATGGAGTCCCAGGAACTGCAGCGCCTTGCTCCCTGAGTCGACAGTGGTCACTGCAGATATTCAGAAACAAATTAGAGCCAAAGAAACCTAGCTTCTTTCATGAGATTCAGAGTAGAGGCTGAAGCTGCAAAAGAGATGAGAATCCAGTGACTTAATTACCTTGGAAGGAAGAGGTCTTGAGGAGCCTCTCGATGAGCTTCCTGTCCGGGAGACTGTCGTCCACCGCCAGGACATGGAACGGAGTCTCTgtggccaccgccgccgccgccgccgccgccatggccgatCGAAACAAGAGAGTAGAGCTGCAGGAAGCAAGAGTTGTAGAAGAAGGAAGGCTGGAGGTGTGTGTGCTTGGGTTTGTTGGCATGAGAGGCTTTTGCTGTGCTATGCTTTCTGAATGATGAAGGATGTGGGTGTGGTTGAGTAGAtacaatacatatatatatacacacaagcACATGAAAGGATTcgaggagatgtgatgtgatGGAATCATGGAAAGTAAAgcgaaggaggaggaggggaaaAGAAGGTGTGATGACTAAGAAAGTCCCCGCGCATGGAAAGCAAGATCCTGGAGCAGATTTGCTCCAAATCTTGCCACGAATTGACTCCATCCATCCACGACAGAGTATCATGAGACAGTCAGACACACCCTCTCTCTGTGTGTCTCTGTGCGTGTAGTATGTAATCAGTTGTGCTAGTATTCTAGAGCAACATGCACAGAAAGGATCCACCACCACCATTTTCTATTGTTCCCTTCCCTCAGCCTTTTCATACTGCTGCTAGTGCTGCTACCCTACCATATCATATGGGCATATGGCTCTGTTAGTTTTTGAGTTCTTGGGGTGGTTTTTTGTCCTCTGGTAGGAGTAGCTTTCTGTGTTTTTTGAAAGGAGTAGCTTTCTGTGTGATAGTGCTGACCCTGGCATGCTGAAAGGATGAAAGATACGGATCGTTGTGGCGATCTGGTAAAGTATGCAGATTTGTACTAATCTTCATCAGGTGCGCTGTGCTATGCTGACCTCAAAGTTGGCGAACTGCAGCGATTTTCTGCTACTAAACAACTGGGACTTTTGCTGTCCTCTGACCACTTGCTTGTAATCAATCCCAAGGGCCGGGATTATAGAATAGGTATCTTGTTTGAGTGAGGCTAGGCTACGTGGATCATGCATGTCTCCGATTCTGGTGTTGTCCGGCTCATGCATGGGTGGGATTTGGATGGGATGCGTGTGGCTTTTCTTGACCGGCAGGAAAATCGCCGGATTTGGAGAGGCGATACCGATACCAGTGGCCGCCGCACCAACCTCGAAATCTTGGAGATCTGTAACAAGCTGTTGTAAAACCCTCGGTAGATGATCGGCGTCGATTCCATGATCTTGTCGTGTAACTGCCTCATGTgtacccttgctaaattttagccagtTTAAATTATTTTAACTACTCTTGGATGACTAGTGAGACTAAATTATTTTAACTCTTTTTAGTTAGCTAttaaagtgactaaaatttagttggctaAAAATTAGCAAGGAAAGACCATATACAACCAAATTTTAGTCA from Sorghum bicolor cultivar BTx623 chromosome 8, Sorghum_bicolor_NCBIv3, whole genome shotgun sequence encodes:
- the LOC8071408 gene encoding two-component response regulator ORR9 gives rise to the protein MIPSHHISSNPFMCLCVYIYVLYLLNHTHILHHSESIAQQKPLMPTNPSTHTSSLPSSTTLASCSSTLLFRSAMAAAAAAAVATETPFHVLAVDDSLPDRKLIERLLKTSSFQVTTVDSGSKALQFLGLHDDHSPVPVHTDQLDVAVNLIITDYCMPGMTGYDLLKKIKESSSLRDIPVVIMSSENIPSRINRCLEEGADEFFLKPVRLSDMNKLKPHILKSRCREHNHQEQLQQSDSNSEECSNPTSSSSSSGSSSNRKRKGADNEEILPQANRSRHS
- the LOC8070348 gene encoding DNA-directed RNA polymerase V subunit 5A, which encodes MASRSSLLFSLPPRCDPRALKATGVERDGGSIQSRLVNITKHVLKPKHEVLTVEEKVKLQKDYNVVDSHLPLMLESDAVAHYQGFRQGTVVKVTYDNELTGNHVTYRCIF